The following proteins are encoded in a genomic region of Alosa alosa isolate M-15738 ecotype Scorff River chromosome 10, AALO_Geno_1.1, whole genome shotgun sequence:
- the lrrn2 gene encoding leucine-rich repeat neuronal protein 2 — translation MKMLKITMFLFQTHLLLGMASSLVIHSMPWRVACPYQCVCQIKPWYSPQSVYKEAPTVDCNNLLLTSLPSSLPTDTQTLRLQSNLISSLEQSELDGLANLTELDLSQNSFSTTRQVRITELPSLLSLHLEENQLRHLPDAAFSGLPSLQELYLNHNRLRSIAPGAFKGLKNLLRLHLNSNQLVVIDRRWFHHLPLLEVLMIGGNPVDTIQDLNFKPLASLRSLVLAGMGLRELSDRSLEGLTNLESISFYDNLLTKVPKEALQKLPELKFLDLNKNPIQLVQKGDFRDMLHLKELGLNNMDELVSIEHSAMENLPELTKLEITNNPCLAYIHPKAFQRLSSMESLMLNSNALSALHRQTVLSLPNLQEISLHTNPIRCDCLIRWMGADNDKPVRFIEPQSTFCSEPPELKAQRVKDVSFREMADSCLPLIAPSTFPTFIQIKHGENIALHCRALAEPEPAIYWVIPKGIRLTPSTSYGRYQVLTEGTLEILGVTPEEAGFYTCVAQNLVGADTRSMTLRVEGVAWTPVVTAQPSEDKLEVRDVRERYALLSWQAGRNVPAARLSWLSNGSLEDTRRHSRRILAGTRGFNLTRLQPGTHYKVCLHVGPNETSCVHLRTKELPATAETPDLTPAVLLAVSALLLLLAARTCQGGASLGWKEEEMGKSHTMLMSQEAKAFMAAPVFYALPPPLLALSQQQEQQGCPDKGGKSAEDTNSKELLKCQQTPIVQDPPLEKC, via the coding sequence atgaaaatgctGAAGATTACCATGTTCCTGTTTCAAACTCACCTGCTTCTTGGAATGGCCAGCTCCCTCGTCATTCACTCCATGCCCTGGAGGGTGGCCTGTccttatcagtgtgtgtgtcagatcaaGCCCTGGTACTCGCCCCAGTCTGTCTACAAGGAGGCCCCGACGGTGGACTGCAACAACCTCCTGCTCACCTCTCTCCCCTCGTCACTTCCCACTGACACGCAGACCCTCCGGCTGCAAAGCAACCTCATCAGTTCCCTGGAGCAGAGTGAGTTGGATGGCCTGGCCAATCTCACCGAGCTGGACCTCTCCCAGAACAGCTTCAGCACCACACGCCAGGTCCGCATCACAGAGCTGCCCTCCCTCTTGAGCCTCCACCTGGAGGAGAACCAACTGAGGCACCTGCCCGACGCCGCCTTCTCGGGCCTGCCGAGTCTCCAGGAGCTCTACCTGAACCACAACCGCCTGCGGAGCATCGCCCCCGGGGCCTTCAAGGGTCTGAAGAACCTGCTCAGACTACACCTGAACTCCAACCAGCTGGTGGTGATCGACAGGCGCTGGTTCCACCACTTGCCCCTGCTGGAGGTGTTGATGATCGGTGGGAACCCGGTGGATACGATACAGGACCTCAACTTCAAGCCCCTTGCCTCCCTTCGCAGCCTGGTTCTGGCAGGAATGGGTCTGCGCGAGCTGTCTGACCGATCCCTTGAGGGGCTGACCAACCTGGAGAGCATCTCTTTCTACGACAACCTGCTGACCAAAGTGCCCAAGGAGGCCCTGCAGAAGCTTCCAGAGTTGAAGTTCCTCGATTTGAACAAGAACCCGATCCAGCTAGTGCAGAAGGGAGACTTCAGGGACATGCTTCACCTGAAGGAGCTGGGCCTGAACAATATGGATGAGCTGGTATCCATCGAGCACTCTGCCATGGAGAACCTTCCGGAGCTCACCAAGCTGGAGATTACCAACAACCCGTGTCTCGCTTACATCCACCCCAAGGCCTTCCAGCGCCTGTCCAGTATGGAGAGTCTGATGCTGAACAGCAATGCCCTGAGCGCCCTTCACCGGCAGACAGTCCTCTCTCTACCCAACCTGCAGGAGATCAGCTTGCACACCAACCCCATCCGCTGTGACTGCCTTATCCGATGGATGGGTGCAGACAACGACAAGCCTGTGCGCTTTATTGAGCCCCAGTCCACCTTCTGTTCTGAGCCACCAGAGCTAAAGGCCCAGCGGGTCAAGGATGTGTCGTTCCGCGAAATGGCCGACAGCTGCCTGCCGCTCATCGCCCCCAGCACCTTCCCCACCTTCATCCAGATAAAACATGGCGAGAACATTGCCCTGCATTGCCGGGCTCTGGCCGAGCCAGAACCAGCTATCTACTGGGTCATTCCCAAAGGGATTCGACTGACCCCCTCCACCAGCTACGGGCGCTACCAGGTCCTGACTGAGGGAACGCTGGAGATCTTGGGGGTCACGCCAGAGGAGGCCGGGTTCTACACTTGTGTGGCCCAAAACCTGGTGGGGGCCGACACGCGGAGCATGACCCTGAGAGTGGAGGGGGTGGCATGGACCCCGGTGGTGACTGCCCAACCCAGCGAAGACAAGCTGGAGGTACGAGACGTGAGGGAGCGCTATGCCCTGCTCTCCTGGCAAGCAGGACGCAACGTCCCCGCCGCCCGGCTCTCATGGCTGTCCAACGGGAGTCTGGAGGACACGCGCCGACACAGCCGACGCATCCTGGCCGGCACCCGCGGCTTCAACCTCACGCGCCTGCAGCCCGGCACACACTACAAGGTTTGCCTGCACGTGGGCCCCAACGAGACATCATGCGTCCACCTCCGGACGAAAGAGCTGCCTGCCACAGCCGAGACGCCCGACCTGACCCCCGCTGTGCTGCTCGCCGTGTCCGCGCTGCTTCTCCTGCTCGCCGCACGGACGTGTCAGGGCGGAGCCTCGCTCGGCtggaaggaggaagagatgggGAAGTCACACACCATGCTCATGTCACAGGAGGCCAAAGCTTTCATGGCAGCGCCTGTCTTTTATGcccttccccctcctcttctggCTCTCtcccagcagcaggagcagcagggcTGCCCTGATAAGGGCGGGAAGTCCGCAGAAGATACCAACAGCAAAGAGCTCCTGAAGTGTCAACAGACCCCGATAGTTCAGGATCCTCCACTGGAGAAATGCTGA